A single genomic interval of Plantibacter sp. Leaf314 harbors:
- a CDS encoding 2-keto-4-pentenoate hydratase encodes MQDHERRAIAAELATAHDERSIIPLLTARHPDMGIEDSYAVQALWAESRIAAGHHVVGHKIGLTSKAMQQATGITEPDYGVIFDDQVFDSGATLDFDAYSNVRVEVELAFVLGRPLQGPGCSIFEVLDATDYIVPALEVLNSHIELEGRTIVDTIADNAALGAMVLGGNPVRPDAVDPRWVSALLYRNQTIEESGVAGAVLGHPALGVSWLAGKLAQHGGSLAAGEIVLAGSFTRPMWVERGDTVHAEYQGLGAVTCRFE; translated from the coding sequence ATGCAGGATCACGAACGCCGGGCGATCGCCGCCGAACTGGCCACCGCCCACGACGAGCGGAGCATCATCCCGCTCCTCACCGCTCGCCATCCCGACATGGGCATCGAGGACTCCTACGCCGTGCAGGCGCTCTGGGCCGAGAGCCGGATCGCCGCCGGACACCACGTCGTCGGCCACAAGATCGGCCTCACCTCCAAGGCGATGCAGCAGGCCACCGGCATCACCGAACCCGACTACGGCGTGATCTTCGACGACCAGGTGTTCGACTCCGGCGCCACGCTCGACTTCGACGCGTACTCCAACGTGCGGGTGGAGGTCGAGCTCGCCTTCGTCCTCGGCCGACCGCTCCAGGGCCCCGGCTGCTCCATCTTCGAGGTGCTCGACGCGACCGACTACATCGTGCCGGCGCTCGAAGTCCTCAACTCCCACATCGAGCTGGAGGGCCGCACGATCGTCGACACGATCGCCGACAACGCAGCGCTCGGGGCGATGGTGCTCGGGGGAAATCCCGTCCGCCCGGACGCGGTCGACCCCCGCTGGGTGTCGGCGCTCCTCTACCGCAACCAGACGATCGAGGAATCCGGTGTCGCCGGGGCGGTCCTCGGCCACCCGGCCCTCGGCGTCTCCTGGCTGGCGGGCAAGCTCGCCCAGCACGGCGGCAGCCTCGCCGCCGGGGAGATCGTCCTCGCCGGGTCCTTCACGAGACCGATGTGGGTCGAGCGCGGCGACACCGTGCACGCCGAGTACCAGGGACTGGGAGCCGTCACATGCCGATTCGAATGA
- a CDS encoding MFS transporter, which translates to MTTASLARATTPAELRRVAFATVIGTTVEWYDFFLYASAAGLVFSQLFFQPAGPQAALLLSFATVGVSFLFRPLGAFVAGHFGDRIGRKRMLVITLFLMGAATTLIGLLPTYDQIGILAPALLVFLRILQGLSTGGEWGGAVLMAVEHAPTGRRGRFGAFPQIGVPIGLLLASGMLALMTGVISPGAAFLEWGWRVPFLLSFVLIIVGYVVRRKVDESPVFVALARNKERRRVPIVELFRHHWLLVLLAALTFAGNNAAGYMTTGGYIQNYATTPLADGGLVGMERTPVLLAVTGSAVVWLIVTWFAGSLSDRIGRRNTYIIGWVAFLATVFVLFPLVNTGNPVLLFLGLALFTIGNGFTYGPQAAYFAELFPASIRYTGVSVTYAIGAILGGAFAPTIATWLVQLTGSATSVAFYIAGMIVIAFAATLLLRDRTGISLGGEAEEQQGRGQVYGTRM; encoded by the coding sequence ATGACAACCGCATCTCTGGCGCGGGCGACGACGCCCGCGGAACTCCGCCGGGTGGCGTTCGCCACCGTCATCGGCACCACGGTCGAGTGGTACGACTTCTTCCTCTACGCGAGTGCTGCCGGACTCGTCTTCTCGCAGCTCTTCTTCCAACCGGCCGGTCCGCAGGCGGCGCTCCTGCTGTCGTTCGCGACCGTCGGGGTCAGCTTCCTGTTCCGTCCGCTCGGGGCGTTCGTCGCCGGCCACTTCGGTGACCGCATCGGGCGCAAGCGCATGCTCGTCATCACGCTCTTCCTCATGGGCGCGGCGACGACCCTGATCGGTCTGCTGCCCACCTACGACCAGATCGGCATCCTCGCGCCGGCTCTGCTCGTCTTCCTCCGCATCCTGCAGGGGCTGTCCACCGGTGGCGAGTGGGGCGGAGCGGTCCTCATGGCCGTCGAACACGCGCCGACCGGCCGACGCGGGCGGTTCGGCGCGTTCCCGCAGATCGGCGTCCCCATCGGGCTGCTGCTCGCCTCCGGCATGCTCGCGCTCATGACCGGCGTGATCTCGCCCGGAGCCGCGTTCCTCGAGTGGGGCTGGCGGGTCCCGTTCCTGCTGAGCTTCGTGCTGATCATCGTCGGCTACGTCGTGCGCCGCAAGGTCGACGAGAGCCCCGTCTTCGTCGCCCTCGCGCGGAACAAGGAGCGTCGCCGCGTCCCCATCGTCGAGCTGTTCCGGCACCACTGGCTGCTCGTCCTGCTCGCCGCCCTCACCTTCGCGGGCAACAACGCCGCCGGGTACATGACCACCGGCGGGTACATCCAGAACTACGCGACCACGCCCCTCGCCGACGGCGGCCTCGTCGGGATGGAACGCACACCGGTCCTCCTCGCGGTCACCGGCTCGGCCGTGGTCTGGCTGATCGTCACCTGGTTCGCCGGCTCGTTGTCGGACCGCATCGGGCGACGCAACACGTACATCATCGGCTGGGTCGCGTTCCTCGCCACCGTGTTCGTGCTCTTCCCCCTCGTGAACACGGGCAACCCGGTCCTCCTGTTCCTCGGGCTGGCGCTGTTCACGATCGGCAACGGCTTCACCTACGGGCCCCAGGCGGCGTACTTCGCCGAACTGTTCCCGGCGTCCATCCGGTACACCGGCGTCTCGGTCACCTACGCGATCGGTGCGATCCTCGGCGGTGCGTTCGCGCCCACGATCGCGACCTGGCTCGTGCAGCTCACCGGCTCGGCGACGAGCGTCGCGTTCTACATCGCGGGCATGATCGTCATCGCGTTCGCGGCGACGCTGCTCCTCCGCGACCGCACCGGGATCTCGCTCGGTGGCGAGGCCGAGGAGCAGCAGGGTCGCGGCC